A single region of the Bifidobacterium asteroides DSM 20089 genome encodes:
- a CDS encoding LuxR C-terminal-related transcriptional regulator, with product MTTTAAEPHQAGNGPASIRVAVVDDHEMFRTGVITTLQPHFHVVGQAADVESSILMVRQTRPDVVLLDVHVPGGQGGGGAEILSRSHPLSPQSVFLALSVSDSPRDVGSVIRAGARGYVTKTISAKDLVSSIRQVHEGYAVFSPKLAGFVLSAFQEDEAADAGLAEDDELDRLSAREQEVMRLIARGYTYREVASELFISIKTVESHVSNVLRKLQLSNRTELTRWAADRRIV from the coding sequence ATGACCACGACTGCAGCAGAGCCCCATCAAGCCGGAAATGGGCCCGCAAGCATCCGTGTAGCCGTCGTCGACGACCATGAGATGTTCCGCACCGGCGTCATCACCACACTGCAGCCGCATTTTCATGTCGTAGGCCAGGCGGCAGACGTGGAATCCTCCATCCTTATGGTCAGGCAGACACGGCCCGATGTGGTTCTACTGGATGTGCACGTGCCCGGTGGCCAGGGCGGCGGGGGCGCCGAAATCCTGAGCCGCTCCCATCCCCTCTCCCCGCAGTCGGTCTTTCTGGCCCTTTCCGTATCCGACTCGCCCAGGGACGTGGGCTCGGTCATCCGCGCCGGAGCCCGTGGTTACGTGACCAAGACCATCTCCGCCAAGGACCTGGTCTCCTCAATCCGTCAGGTTCACGAAGGGTACGCTGTCTTCTCCCCCAAGCTGGCTGGATTCGTGCTCTCCGCCTTCCAGGAGGACGAGGCAGCGGATGCCGGACTGGCAGAAGACGACGAACTGGATCGACTCTCCGCGCGCGAGCAGGAAGTCATGCGCCTGATTGCCCGCGGCTACACCTATCGCGAGGTGGCCTCCGAGCTTTTCATCTCCATCAAGACGGTTGAGAGCCATGTCTCCAACGTCCTGCGCAAACTCCAGTTATCCAACCGAACCGAACTGACCCGCTGGGCCGCAGACCGCCGTATCGTCTGA
- a CDS encoding haloacid dehalogenase produces MARQHQEFLQESGQGVSDDLSGEDIFSDDRPDPAAPGGSILFALPGTLVDWDPRRALVGQYPDGVVDMVLDPEDPWGFACVRRQINLGVDPQQALADYETTQGPAVAWVVRVCLENYTLTVKGLFPGASELLEDLCRAGLTLWGLSATTRQLIESVSEVLSPLSALKGVLISSQEHLDLSDSLFYRLALRRFAISPGHTIFVDADPEHVAMADRLGMEGIIAHDISSLRRLLRQRGIAC; encoded by the coding sequence ATGGCAAGGCAGCATCAGGAGTTCCTGCAGGAATCTGGCCAAGGTGTATCGGACGACTTGTCAGGCGAGGATATATTCAGCGACGACCGTCCCGATCCCGCGGCTCCCGGCGGCAGCATTCTCTTCGCTCTGCCTGGGACCTTGGTGGATTGGGACCCGCGCCGAGCCCTGGTTGGACAGTACCCTGACGGGGTGGTCGATATGGTGCTGGACCCGGAGGACCCTTGGGGCTTCGCCTGCGTCAGAAGACAGATCAATCTGGGCGTGGACCCACAGCAAGCACTGGCCGACTATGAAACCACTCAAGGGCCTGCGGTCGCCTGGGTGGTTCGTGTCTGTCTGGAAAACTACACCCTGACAGTGAAGGGCCTTTTTCCTGGAGCGTCGGAGCTGCTGGAGGATTTGTGCCGAGCTGGCCTGACCCTTTGGGGCCTGTCGGCAACAACCCGTCAGTTGATCGAGTCGGTATCCGAGGTGCTTTCGCCGCTCTCTGCCCTGAAAGGTGTCCTGATTTCATCCCAGGAGCATCTGGACCTCTCCGATTCGCTCTTCTATCGTCTGGCCCTACGTCGCTTCGCCATCAGCCCAGGGCATACGATCTTCGTTGATGCGGATCCTGAGCATGTTGCCATGGCTGACCGACTAGGCATGGAGGGAATAATTGCCCATGACATCAGCAGTCTGCGTCGGCTTCTTCGTCAGCGCGGTATCGCCTGCTGA
- a CDS encoding Type 1 glutamine amidotransferase-like domain-containing protein: MRRLLLTSSFSATADRLPAFLEDSPKNHTVAFIPTASLPQRSDGYVQEARQAFTDMGCRIDNLEVSTADAETIRQSLEDDDLIYLSGGNTFFLLQELRRSGAADLIKHQVDQGKPYIGESAGAVVTGPDIGFLDAMDPRSAAPDLDSTVGLGLVDFRLLPHLDSEPFAEVTRKILDRYGDDGPMVAISNTQAVAVHGQCLTIL; this comes from the coding sequence ATGCGTCGGCTGCTGCTCACATCATCATTCTCCGCTACCGCTGACAGGCTGCCCGCCTTCCTCGAAGACTCGCCCAAGAATCATACGGTGGCTTTCATCCCAACGGCCAGTCTTCCACAGCGTTCGGATGGTTATGTCCAGGAGGCTCGCCAGGCTTTCACCGACATGGGTTGCCGGATTGACAACCTGGAAGTCTCGACCGCGGATGCAGAGACCATACGCCAGAGCCTGGAGGATGACGACCTGATCTATCTGTCCGGCGGCAACACCTTCTTTTTGCTACAGGAACTGCGTCGCTCAGGAGCTGCTGATCTGATCAAGCATCAAGTGGATCAGGGCAAACCTTACATCGGCGAATCAGCCGGCGCTGTGGTGACCGGTCCCGATATAGGCTTCCTGGATGCCATGGATCCACGCTCTGCCGCCCCGGATCTAGACTCCACCGTCGGGCTGGGCCTGGTGGACTTCCGTCTCCTCCCCCACCTCGATTCCGAACCATTCGCCGAGGTGACCAGGAAAATTCTGGACCGCTACGGCGACGATGGACCCATGGTGGCCATCAGCAACACCCAGGCCGTGGCAGTCCACGGGCAGTGCCTGACCATCCTTTAA
- a CDS encoding ClC family H(+)/Cl(-) exchange transporter, translating into MDQSHHFDPLQVTRPSRTSRWLVAFRAACCGLLVGVLVVFYRQGIGYGTRFARWAYAQMRDQPLLILPWLLAALLVGLALAWMIGRVPMASGSGIPQVEGVVIHGMRMPALPVLGVRFLGGLACGMFGLSLGREGPSVQIGAAGSQLVSRGLRRGRVEETCLVTSGAAAGLSAAFNAPLSGMVFALEEIHRSFSPMILLSAAMACLSADFIAKNRFGLRPVLDFTAMPQLTIAQYLLMIPLGLVAGLVGAAMNRLLLGAQSLYSHLPSKLGPVISLILALPVGLLLPAVLGGGEDLIGKAEGVRELAWSVAVNLLVLLLVKMLFTASSFGSGAPGGIFMPILAVGTLTGSLCGMGAAAFGMPVRIIPVCAVCAMAGTLTASVKAPITSILLTVEMSGSLVHMLPVALCAFTALMVSDLLGVEPIYEALLERYRRGRAPDAQVPDRVTVEFPIEHGSPAAGRLLGQVPWPHGCAVIGLRRGEHRLIPAGDLRLLAGDGVILLCPGDRLDQARQVMEGLCR; encoded by the coding sequence ATGGATCAGTCCCATCATTTCGATCCGCTGCAGGTGACCAGGCCGAGCCGTACCAGCCGGTGGCTGGTGGCGTTCAGGGCCGCCTGTTGTGGACTGCTGGTGGGAGTGCTGGTGGTGTTTTACAGGCAGGGCATCGGCTATGGCACCAGGTTCGCGCGATGGGCCTACGCACAGATGCGTGACCAGCCCCTGCTGATCCTTCCTTGGCTGCTGGCCGCCCTGCTGGTAGGCCTGGCCCTGGCCTGGATGATCGGTCGGGTTCCCATGGCCTCCGGCTCCGGTATTCCCCAGGTCGAGGGAGTGGTCATCCACGGCATGCGCATGCCTGCCCTTCCTGTGCTGGGCGTACGATTCCTGGGCGGTCTGGCCTGCGGCATGTTCGGCCTGTCCCTGGGGCGCGAGGGACCCTCGGTGCAGATCGGCGCGGCTGGTTCCCAGCTGGTTTCCCGAGGATTGCGCCGGGGCCGTGTGGAGGAGACCTGCCTGGTGACCTCCGGTGCGGCTGCCGGTCTGTCTGCAGCATTCAATGCGCCGCTTTCAGGGATGGTCTTCGCCCTGGAGGAGATCCACCGGTCCTTCTCTCCCATGATTCTTCTTTCGGCGGCCATGGCCTGCCTGAGTGCTGATTTCATCGCCAAGAACCGCTTCGGCCTGCGTCCGGTCCTGGACTTCACCGCTATGCCCCAGCTGACCATCGCCCAGTATCTGCTGATGATCCCCCTTGGGCTTGTGGCAGGTCTGGTGGGAGCTGCCATGAACCGTCTGCTGCTGGGTGCTCAGAGTCTTTACAGCCATCTGCCATCGAAGTTGGGACCGGTGATCTCCCTCATACTGGCCCTGCCCGTCGGATTACTGCTGCCTGCTGTTCTGGGTGGCGGCGAGGATCTGATCGGCAAGGCGGAAGGCGTTCGCGAGCTGGCCTGGTCGGTGGCCGTCAACCTGCTGGTCCTGCTTCTGGTCAAGATGCTCTTTACGGCCAGTTCTTTTGGCAGCGGCGCCCCCGGTGGTATCTTCATGCCCATCCTGGCGGTTGGCACGCTGACCGGGTCCCTGTGCGGTATGGGTGCAGCCGCCTTTGGAATGCCGGTTCGGATTATTCCGGTCTGTGCGGTCTGCGCCATGGCAGGCACCCTGACAGCCTCGGTCAAGGCTCCCATAACCTCCATCCTGCTGACGGTGGAGATGTCCGGCTCCCTGGTTCATATGCTCCCCGTGGCCTTATGCGCCTTCACGGCCCTGATGGTGTCTGACCTGCTGGGTGTCGAACCTATATATGAGGCTTTGCTGGAGCGCTATCGACGTGGACGTGCTCCCGATGCCCAGGTTCCTGACAGGGTCACTGTGGAGTTCCCTATAGAGCACGGCAGTCCGGCGGCCGGTCGTCTGCTGGGACAGGTTCCATGGCCCCACGGATGCGCCGTAATCGGTCTTCGCCGGGGCGAGCATAGGCTAATTCCCGCTGGTGATCTTCGGCTGCTTGCTGGGGATGGTGTCATCCTGCTCTGTCCTGGTGATCGTCTGGATCAGGCCCGCCAGGTCATGGAAGGCCTCTGTCGCTGA
- a CDS encoding YbaK/EbsC family protein, with amino-acid sequence MGQKSIGSGDRMVPVPVPVPVQELLDGLRIDWRVVQHPPLDTIDQGMELGIADLLRLSVENLSKFLLLEDAGGLLILLVVRGIRRPDLRQVREVVGCRRLHMASAATLRQCLDTVPGRVSLLDLVDRRGQVDTVVLDGNLTATDEQTALPLGSDEVSVCLPGSCLPDLARKLASQVFILPES; translated from the coding sequence ATGGGCCAGAAGTCAATAGGCTCAGGGGACAGGATGGTGCCTGTGCCTGTGCCTGTGCCTGTGCAAGAGCTGCTGGACGGTTTGAGAATCGATTGGCGCGTCGTTCAGCATCCGCCTTTGGATACCATCGATCAGGGTATGGAGCTGGGCATTGCTGATCTGCTGAGGCTCTCTGTGGAAAACTTGTCCAAATTCCTGCTTCTGGAGGATGCTGGAGGTCTGCTGATACTCCTGGTAGTCAGGGGTATCAGGCGGCCGGATCTGCGCCAGGTGCGGGAAGTGGTCGGATGCCGGAGGCTGCACATGGCCTCGGCCGCCACCCTGCGCCAGTGTCTGGATACGGTGCCGGGGCGGGTCTCGCTGCTGGATCTTGTGGATCGTCGGGGCCAGGTGGATACCGTCGTTCTGGACGGTAATCTGACGGCCACAGATGAACAGACCGCTTTGCCGCTGGGCTCCGACGAAGTGTCCGTCTGCCTGCCTGGCTCCTGCCTGCCGGATCTTGCTCGGAAGCTGGCATCCCAGGTCTTCATACTGCCAGAGAGTTGA
- the serS gene encoding serine--tRNA ligase, with protein MLDIRFIQEHPDVVRESQRKRGESVELVDEVLKADSERRAALQDYESRRAEQKTLGKRMGSASPDEKANLLARTKSLSDKVNACKAASDDANARYTDLMWKFSNVVEPEAPEGGEDDYVVVKKVGTPRDFAKEGFEPKNHLDLGVGVAGIDMRRGVKVSGSRFYFLRGDVARLEIAMLTMAVDQAMEHGFIPTITPTLVRPEVMAGTGFLNAHADEIYRLREPDDQYLVGTSEVSLAGMHEDEILDLSKGPLRYCGWSSCYRREAGSAGKDTMGIIRVHQFDKVEMFVYCKQEDSRDQHQQLLAMEQEMLAKVDVPYRIIDTAAGDLGSSAARKFDCEAWVPTQGRYRELTSTSNCTEYQARRLNERERLEDGSTRPVSTLNGTLATTRWLVAILENHQNADGSIVIPEAMRSYVGGKEVIEPKTWEA; from the coding sequence ATGTTAGATATAAGGTTCATTCAGGAACATCCGGATGTTGTCCGTGAATCACAGCGCAAACGTGGCGAATCAGTCGAACTCGTCGACGAGGTGCTGAAGGCGGACAGCGAGCGCAGGGCTGCGCTCCAGGATTACGAAAGCCGCAGGGCCGAGCAGAAGACCCTCGGCAAGCGTATGGGTTCGGCCTCTCCTGATGAGAAGGCCAACCTTCTGGCCCGGACCAAGAGCCTGTCGGACAAGGTGAACGCCTGCAAGGCAGCCTCCGACGATGCCAACGCCAGGTACACCGATCTTATGTGGAAGTTCAGCAACGTAGTGGAGCCCGAGGCGCCTGAGGGAGGCGAGGACGACTACGTGGTGGTCAAGAAGGTCGGCACCCCGCGCGACTTCGCCAAGGAGGGTTTCGAGCCCAAGAACCACCTGGACCTGGGCGTTGGCGTGGCTGGCATCGACATGCGTAGGGGCGTCAAGGTCTCCGGATCCCGCTTCTACTTCCTGCGCGGGGATGTGGCCCGGCTGGAGATCGCTATGCTGACCATGGCCGTGGACCAGGCCATGGAGCACGGTTTCATTCCCACCATTACGCCCACCTTGGTCCGCCCTGAGGTCATGGCTGGCACCGGCTTCCTGAATGCCCATGCCGACGAGATTTATCGTCTGCGTGAGCCTGACGACCAGTATCTGGTGGGTACCTCCGAGGTCTCCCTTGCAGGCATGCACGAGGACGAGATTCTGGATCTGAGCAAGGGTCCGTTGCGCTACTGTGGCTGGTCCAGCTGCTACCGGCGAGAGGCTGGCTCCGCCGGCAAGGACACCATGGGCATCATCCGTGTCCACCAGTTCGACAAGGTGGAGATGTTCGTCTACTGCAAGCAGGAGGACTCCCGCGACCAGCACCAGCAGTTGCTCGCCATGGAGCAGGAGATGCTGGCCAAGGTGGACGTGCCCTATCGGATTATCGACACCGCTGCAGGAGACCTGGGGTCCTCGGCTGCGCGCAAGTTCGACTGCGAGGCCTGGGTGCCCACCCAGGGTCGCTACCGCGAGCTGACGTCAACCTCCAATTGCACCGAGTACCAGGCCCGCCGCCTCAACGAGCGCGAGCGGCTGGAGGACGGCTCTACCCGTCCTGTCAGCACACTGAACGGGACCTTGGCCACCACCCGCTGGCTGGTCGCCATCCTGGAGAACCATCAGAATGCCGACGGCTCCATCGTCATCCCTGAGGCCATGCGCTCCTATGTGGGCGGCAAGGAGGTCATCGAGCCCAAGACCTGGGAGGCCTGA
- the sdaAA gene encoding L-serine ammonia-lyase, iron-sulfur-dependent, subunit alpha, which yields MFTSIAELVSMAEERGSSISEVAIDEEVRRSHQTREQIWARMAKNLQVMQAAVARGSQGDGVFSKTGLSGGQAALLEHYRKTRTSLSGDAMLQAVEAAMATNEVNAAMGIICATPTAGSSGTLPGVLTVLRNRLGLDDDGLIRCLFTAGAFGLVTANKAMISGATGGCQAEVGSASGMAAAAAVEGAGGDPDASAQAFAIAMSNLLGLVCDPVAGLVEVPCVNRNAIGTANALIAADIALSGGVSRIPPDEVIAAMKSIGESMPSSLRETGIGGLAGTPTGKRFRKTVFGK from the coding sequence ATGTTCACTTCGATCGCTGAACTCGTGAGTATGGCCGAAGAGCGCGGCTCGTCGATATCAGAAGTGGCCATTGACGAGGAGGTGCGACGTTCCCACCAGACCCGTGAGCAGATATGGGCAAGAATGGCCAAGAACCTGCAGGTCATGCAGGCTGCCGTGGCCCGGGGCTCCCAGGGTGACGGCGTGTTCTCCAAGACTGGGCTGAGCGGTGGTCAGGCGGCTCTGCTGGAGCATTACCGGAAGACACGAACCAGCCTGAGCGGCGATGCCATGCTGCAGGCTGTCGAGGCCGCCATGGCTACCAATGAGGTCAACGCGGCCATGGGCATCATCTGCGCTACTCCTACGGCCGGTTCCTCGGGCACCCTGCCCGGAGTGCTCACCGTGCTCAGGAACCGACTGGGGCTGGATGACGATGGATTGATCCGCTGCCTGTTCACGGCAGGGGCTTTCGGACTCGTTACGGCCAACAAGGCGATGATCTCCGGAGCCACAGGAGGCTGTCAGGCCGAGGTGGGCAGTGCATCCGGCATGGCTGCCGCTGCAGCGGTTGAAGGCGCAGGAGGTGATCCTGATGCAAGTGCCCAGGCCTTCGCCATAGCCATGAGCAATCTGCTGGGCCTTGTCTGCGATCCCGTGGCCGGCCTGGTGGAGGTGCCTTGCGTAAACCGCAACGCCATCGGCACTGCCAATGCTTTGATTGCTGCTGATATCGCCTTGTCGGGTGGCGTCAGCAGGATTCCGCCTGATGAGGTCATTGCAGCCATGAAGTCCATCGGCGAGAGCATGCCCTCATCACTGAGGGAGACCGGCATTGGCGGGCTTGCGGGCACTCCCACCGGCAAAAGGTTCCGCAAGACCGTTTTCGGCAAGTGA
- a CDS encoding serine dehydratase beta chain, whose protein sequence is MDKYKSVFDIIGPIMIGPSSSHTAGAVAIGRVGHILAGGVPSRADIHYYDSFARTHSGHGTDYAIISGLLGFAPDDPRVPDAIGIARRQGMDLTFREEDEPSPIDHPNTAILDLQGPAGRVMYAACSIGGGTIEVRRINLDGCLITPPGLLPILLVELGESENDAGRRLERIRHLLREEGVTKQTRYEPEGPAGMAVYEFDLDNPLSAQRQKQIAGHSSRMIYID, encoded by the coding sequence ATGGATAAGTACAAGAGTGTGTTCGACATCATAGGCCCCATCATGATTGGCCCCTCCAGCTCGCACACGGCCGGGGCGGTGGCCATCGGACGGGTTGGCCACATCCTTGCAGGAGGTGTTCCGAGCCGTGCTGATATCCATTATTATGATTCTTTCGCTCGCACGCACAGCGGCCACGGCACCGACTATGCCATCATCAGCGGCCTGCTGGGTTTTGCGCCGGATGATCCCCGGGTGCCTGATGCCATCGGCATCGCCCGTAGGCAGGGCATGGATTTGACCTTCCGCGAGGAGGACGAACCAAGTCCCATCGACCACCCGAACACCGCCATCCTGGACCTGCAGGGCCCAGCCGGTCGGGTGATGTATGCGGCTTGTTCCATCGGGGGCGGGACCATTGAAGTGCGGCGTATCAACTTGGATGGCTGCCTGATCACTCCTCCGGGGCTTCTGCCCATCCTGTTGGTGGAACTGGGCGAATCCGAAAACGACGCCGGTCGGCGATTGGAGCGCATACGCCATCTGCTTCGGGAAGAGGGCGTGACCAAGCAGACCAGGTATGAACCCGAGGGGCCGGCCGGCATGGCGGTGTACGAGTTCGATCTGGACAATCCGCTTTCCGCGCAGCGGCAGAAGCAGATTGCGGGTCACTCGTCCCGGATGATTTATATCGACTAG
- a CDS encoding diacylglycerol/lipid kinase family protein codes for MPIPAVVILAILAAAAIVVAAVVLIVRAQRRHRFAMQIMARDEDQLSYAFVINPSKPQAAAARERIQQYCRDKGIREFSFIETQLDRDGRACARMALERGANVVVAVGGDGTVRTVASAMASSDHVMGIIPIGTGNLFARNMGIPVGDLDAALAVATSHGSTQVDVGRMSLLDAVDQEQGHGHAFLIIAGIGFDALMIDDTDPNLKKTVSWLAYFISGAKHLFAPKYTADIAITRPDQVTQTNTSVTFRTFMAGNCGEIPGFSLMPDASYDDGLLDFEIIDTSAGLIGWANLFGDVMHQTITRKSSQSPLSTNSTIVQLQGTKAEIRLEKPALAQVDGDILGETCHIALSVEHQALNVRVPQSAD; via the coding sequence ATGCCAATTCCAGCGGTCGTCATCCTCGCCATCCTGGCAGCGGCGGCCATTGTCGTCGCTGCGGTGGTGCTGATCGTCCGCGCCCAAAGACGGCATAGGTTCGCCATGCAGATCATGGCCCGCGACGAGGACCAGCTCAGCTACGCCTTCGTCATCAACCCCTCCAAGCCCCAGGCCGCTGCCGCCCGAGAACGCATCCAGCAATACTGCCGGGACAAGGGCATCCGTGAATTCAGCTTCATCGAGACCCAGCTGGATCGGGACGGGAGGGCCTGTGCCCGCATGGCACTGGAGCGTGGAGCCAACGTAGTAGTTGCCGTGGGCGGGGACGGGACCGTACGCACTGTAGCCAGCGCCATGGCTTCCAGCGACCACGTCATGGGCATCATCCCCATCGGAACCGGAAACCTCTTTGCGCGGAACATGGGCATTCCTGTAGGCGATCTGGATGCCGCCCTGGCCGTGGCCACCTCCCACGGGTCCACCCAAGTGGATGTGGGCCGCATGTCCCTGCTCGACGCAGTCGATCAGGAGCAAGGCCATGGTCATGCATTCCTGATCATCGCCGGCATCGGCTTCGATGCTCTGATGATTGACGACACCGACCCCAATCTGAAGAAAACCGTCAGCTGGCTGGCTTATTTCATCAGCGGCGCCAAACATCTGTTCGCACCCAAGTACACAGCCGACATCGCCATAACCCGGCCCGACCAGGTCACGCAGACCAACACCTCAGTGACCTTCCGCACCTTCATGGCAGGCAACTGCGGGGAGATTCCAGGATTCTCCCTGATGCCCGATGCCTCCTACGATGACGGCCTCCTGGACTTCGAGATCATCGACACCTCCGCCGGCCTGATCGGCTGGGCCAACCTCTTCGGTGATGTGATGCATCAAACCATCACACGCAAGTCCAGCCAGAGCCCCCTGTCAACCAACTCCACCATCGTCCAGCTGCAGGGAACCAAGGCGGAGATCCGCCTGGAGAAGCCCGCCCTTGCCCAGGTGGACGGCGACATTCTGGGCGAGACCTGCCACATCGCACTCAGCGTGGAACACCAGGCCCTGAACGTGCGGGTGCCCCAGTCCGCCGACTGA
- the pgm gene encoding phosphoglucomutase (alpha-D-glucose-1,6-bisphosphate-dependent) translates to MTAQNAGQPASPEDLINVDDLIDRYYDLIPDPSTPSQQVSFGTSGHRGSALTTSFNEAHIVAISQAIAEQRAKDGVSGPLYLGRDTHALSLPAWKTAIEVLTANGVRVRIDANDDYTPTPTVSQAILTHNRAADGTQRFSGKDLADGIVVTPSHNPPTDGGFKYDPPTGGPAPAETTNAIAQRANELLGDYRRVKRIPFEDAIKSDLVERFDYREHYVADLGNVIDFDLIRSSGVRLGIDPLGGASVNYWPLINEKYGLNIGVVNPEVDPTWRFMTIDHDGKIRMDPSSPYAMKGLVDRLNAGAWDSYDLVGGTDPDADRHGIVCPGTGVMNPNHYIAVCVEYLFSGNRPGWPEGAGIGKTLVSSSLIDRVAASIRARLIEVPVGFKWFVDPLFKGEVAFGGEESSGMSFLRRDGRVWTTDKDGLIPDLLAAEITARTGKNPAQLHQEQVERFGQSWYKRVDTPTTLEQKQKFTRLNGDDVTASTLAGEPITAKLTEAPGNGAKIGGIKVTTKNNWFAARPSGTENIYKVYAESFVSPEALDQVLDDADHVVAKALG, encoded by the coding sequence ATGACAGCACAGAATGCGGGCCAGCCTGCCAGCCCAGAAGATCTGATCAACGTCGACGATCTGATCGACAGGTACTACGATCTCATCCCCGACCCTTCCACCCCCTCCCAGCAGGTGTCCTTCGGCACCTCCGGACATCGCGGTTCCGCCCTGACCACCTCCTTCAACGAGGCCCACATCGTGGCCATCAGCCAGGCCATAGCCGAACAGCGGGCCAAGGATGGAGTCAGCGGACCGCTCTATCTGGGCCGCGATACCCATGCCCTTTCCCTTCCCGCCTGGAAGACGGCCATCGAGGTCCTGACGGCAAACGGGGTACGGGTGCGAATCGACGCCAATGATGACTACACCCCCACCCCCACCGTCTCCCAGGCCATCCTGACACACAACCGGGCGGCCGACGGCACCCAGCGCTTCTCCGGCAAGGACCTGGCCGACGGAATCGTGGTCACTCCCTCCCACAATCCGCCCACAGACGGTGGATTCAAGTATGACCCGCCCACAGGCGGTCCTGCTCCGGCCGAAACCACCAACGCCATAGCACAACGGGCCAACGAGCTTCTGGGCGACTACAGGCGGGTCAAGCGGATTCCCTTCGAGGATGCCATCAAATCCGACCTGGTGGAGCGCTTCGACTACCGGGAACACTACGTGGCCGACCTGGGCAATGTCATCGACTTTGATCTGATCAGATCCTCAGGGGTCCGCCTGGGCATCGACCCGCTGGGCGGGGCCTCGGTCAACTACTGGCCGCTGATCAATGAAAAGTACGGCCTGAACATTGGTGTCGTCAACCCGGAGGTGGATCCGACCTGGCGGTTCATGACCATCGACCACGATGGGAAGATCCGAATGGACCCCAGCTCCCCCTATGCCATGAAGGGTCTGGTGGATCGCCTCAACGCCGGAGCCTGGGACTCCTACGACCTGGTAGGCGGCACCGATCCGGATGCTGACAGGCATGGCATCGTCTGCCCAGGGACCGGTGTCATGAACCCCAACCACTACATCGCCGTATGCGTGGAATACCTCTTCTCCGGCAACCGCCCCGGATGGCCCGAAGGCGCCGGCATCGGCAAAACCCTGGTCTCCTCCTCCCTGATCGACCGCGTGGCTGCCTCCATCCGAGCCAGGCTGATCGAGGTGCCTGTGGGCTTCAAGTGGTTCGTCGACCCCCTCTTCAAGGGCGAGGTGGCCTTCGGTGGCGAGGAGAGCTCCGGGATGAGCTTCCTGCGCCGGGACGGCCGTGTCTGGACAACTGACAAGGACGGGCTGATCCCCGACCTCCTGGCTGCCGAAATCACCGCCAGGACCGGAAAGAATCCGGCCCAGCTCCACCAGGAGCAGGTGGAGCGCTTTGGCCAAAGCTGGTACAAGCGGGTGGACACCCCCACAACGTTGGAGCAGAAACAGAAGTTCACCCGGCTGAACGGCGACGATGTGACGGCTTCCACCCTGGCGGGCGAGCCCATCACTGCCAAGCTGACCGAGGCCCCGGGCAATGGGGCCAAAATCGGAGGCATCAAGGTGACCACCAAGAACAACTGGTTTGCCGCCCGCCCCTCCGGCACTGAGAACATTTACAAGGTCTATGCGGAATCCTTCGTTTCCCCTGAAGCCCTGGACCAGGTTCTGGACGACGCCGACCATGTAGTCGCCAAGGCCCTGGGCTGA